Proteins encoded within one genomic window of Cytophagales bacterium:
- a CDS encoding helix-turn-helix domain-containing protein has product MITDNDIAKLILGFKVRMLRLSNKTSYQKISDETGLSVSYLNDIEKGKKYPKPAKIAKLAQVFNLEYDELVSLKSDKKLQPVIELLNSDFFKHFPLEQFGVSLEKLIDVFTNSPDRFSAIISTVLKMTRSYQIEKEQFYRIALRSFQDIHDNYFSTVEVAVKAFREQQSSPIPIACSPGRLEGLLKSYGITIDMRALGQHEKLNRFRSYYQPEKKVLYLNDGLSESQRRFLLAKELGFQFLGIEDRPLETELDREVSFEKLFNNFRSSYFAAALLMEEEEMVKDIHQLARASDWSSELISDLLDKYQVTPETLFQRLTNLLPHHFEIKDLFFIKLAGTKDMVNFDITKELHLSQLQSPYHNEVHEHLCHRWVSISTVKNIRSRKSEYLTDAQISNYWQTDRSYFCISVAQPEGFNQAAPSSITLGLLMSEKLKGTFNFIKDPAIKTKTVNTTCERCSVFDCDSRVAPPTRIEKKDYQQMLAEELAKL; this is encoded by the coding sequence ATGATCACCGATAATGACATTGCCAAACTGATCCTTGGATTCAAAGTCCGAATGCTGCGGTTATCGAATAAAACCTCTTACCAGAAGATATCGGATGAAACCGGGCTTTCAGTTTCTTATCTCAATGACATAGAGAAAGGTAAGAAATATCCTAAGCCTGCTAAGATTGCTAAACTGGCTCAGGTGTTTAATCTGGAATATGATGAATTGGTGAGTCTTAAGAGCGATAAAAAGCTCCAGCCAGTCATCGAGTTGCTCAATTCTGATTTCTTCAAGCATTTTCCACTGGAGCAGTTTGGGGTAAGCCTTGAAAAGCTCATCGATGTATTTACGAATTCACCGGATCGATTCAGTGCGATCATCAGTACGGTCCTAAAAATGACCCGAAGCTATCAGATAGAAAAGGAACAGTTTTATCGCATTGCGCTCCGCTCATTCCAGGATATACACGACAATTATTTCTCTACAGTAGAAGTGGCTGTCAAAGCCTTTCGAGAGCAGCAATCATCACCCATTCCAATTGCTTGTTCACCTGGAAGGCTGGAAGGTTTGCTTAAGTCGTATGGTATCACCATCGATATGAGGGCGCTTGGTCAGCATGAAAAGCTCAATCGTTTTCGTTCTTATTATCAACCAGAGAAGAAAGTCCTCTATTTAAATGATGGTTTAAGTGAAAGTCAAAGACGGTTCTTGTTGGCAAAGGAGTTAGGGTTTCAATTCCTGGGTATTGAAGATCGGCCTTTAGAAACAGAATTGGATCGCGAGGTTTCATTTGAAAAGCTCTTCAATAATTTTCGATCATCCTATTTTGCGGCGGCTTTGCTTATGGAAGAAGAGGAGATGGTCAAGGACATTCACCAATTGGCCCGTGCCTCTGATTGGTCCTCGGAGTTGATCTCAGATTTGCTGGATAAATACCAGGTTACTCCTGAAACACTATTTCAACGCCTGACGAATTTGTTACCTCATCATTTTGAGATCAAAGATCTGTTTTTCATTAAACTAGCAGGTACAAAGGACATGGTGAATTTTGACATCACCAAGGAGTTACATCTATCACAGTTGCAGTCACCTTATCACAATGAAGTGCATGAGCACTTGTGTCATCGGTGGGTTTCTATCAGTACTGTAAAAAACATCCGAAGCAGAAAATCAGAATACCTAACCGATGCTCAGATTTCGAATTACTGGCAAACAGACCGCTCTTACTTCTGTATTTCCGTTGCTCAGCCGGAAGGCTTCAATCAAGCTGCTCCGAGCAGTATTACCCTGGGTTTACTGATGTCGGAAAAGCTCAAAGGGACTTTTAACTTTATCAAAGACCCAGCTATCAAGACTAAAACAGTAAATACTACATGTGAACGATGTTCGGTTTTTGATTGTGATAGTCGAGTGGCACCACCAACAAGAATAGAGAAGAAGGACTACCAACAAATGCTGGCAGAAGAGTTGGCCAAACTCTGA